One genomic window of Quercus robur chromosome 6, dhQueRobu3.1, whole genome shotgun sequence includes the following:
- the LOC126688958 gene encoding major allergen Pru ar 1-like isoform X1 — protein sequence MGVFTYEAETTTGISPARLFKAFILDADNLIPKIAPQAIKSAEIIEGNGGPGTIKKITFGEGYQFNYVKHRIDEIDHVNFTYSYSLIEGDALTDIIEKISYEIKLVASPDGGSILKSTSKYHTKGDHEIKEEQIKAGKEKAAGLFKAVEGYLLANPDAYN from the exons ATGGGTGTTTTCACTTACGAAGCCGAGACCACCACTGGTATTTCACCAGCTAGGCTATTCAAGGCCTTTATTCTTGATGCTGACAACCTCATCCCAAAGATTGCACCACAGGCCATTAAGAGTGCTGAAATCATTGAAGGAAATGGAGGACCAGGAACCATCAAGAAGATTACCTTTGGCGAAGGCTA TCAATTCAACTATGTGAAGCACAGAATTGATGAGATTGACCATGTAAACTTCACATATAGCTACAGCTTGATTGAAGGTGATGCTTTGACTGACATAATTGAGAAAATCTCATATGAGATCAAGCTAGTGGCATCACCTGATGGAGGATCCATCTTGAAGAGCACCAGCAAGTACCATACCAAAGGTGACCACGAGATCAAGGAAGAGCAAATCAAAGCTGGAAAAGAAAAGGCTGCAGGACTTTTCAAGGCTGTTGAAGGCTACCTCTTGGCAAATCCTGATGCCTATAACTAA
- the LOC126690248 gene encoding F-box/kelch-repeat protein At3g06240-like → MAAAAKPQPQLPEDMVEEILLRQPVKSLLRFSCVSKLWHALITSPKFTRILLSQNRMNMVVLTNDCIPQIFDYEALLYPPQNNNGDDDDVVCDEGSEFGAIDEALLYPQNNNHVVYDEYSEFGVDVGFPLRGANNEDVYTKLSSCNGLVCVEFFNWKRKMTEVLLWNPSTRSYREIPRSRPTPLSSEYFSFGFGYDYSTDDYKILRPYRFYQNTFQKRLKFNLTADDFQIEMFSLKTFSWRTIQDQNNICTQKLSPSPYNNISLNGAIYWIVKPHNKPSIIYFDLAGEIFHELPWPCAEIFDCHYSELGIFGQHLCLSVTDEINLCVELWVMKESSWTRLLTIPYWRSLKYCPRPIFLSNRNNIGELLMLDSNPDIYLGMNLTMYNLKENTHRTIFRPRQPKQAPYEPPIIAIATYIESLYSLYPT, encoded by the coding sequence ATGGCTGCGGCTGCGAAGCCTCAGCCTCAGTTACCCGAAGACATGGTTGAAGAGATCCTCTTGAGACAACCAGTGAAGTCACTCCTTCGATTCAGTTGCGTATCCAAACTATGGCACGCTCTGATTACCAGTCCTAAATTCACCAGAATATTACTCTCTCAAAACCGCATGAACATGGTTGTTTTGACCAACGATTGCATTCCTCAAATCTTTGATTATGAAGCACTATTATATCCTCCTCAAAACAACAacggtgatgatgatgatgttgtttgTGACGAGGGATCTGAATTTGGAGCGATTGATGAAGCACTATTATATCCTCAAAACAACAACCATGTTGTTTATGACGAGTATTCTGAATTTGGAGTTGACGTTGGTTTTCCATTGAGGGGTGCAAATAATGAAGATGTTTACACAAAGTTGTCTTCTTGCAATGGTTTGGTATGTGTTGAATTCTTCAACTGGAAACGAAAAATGACCGAAGTTTTGCTTTGGAACCCATCTACAAGAAGTTACAGGGAAATACCAAGATCAAGACCAACACCTCTTTCCTCTGAGTACTTCTCTTTTGGTTTCGGCTATGATTATTCCACTGATGATTACAAAATATTAAGGCCCTACCGCTTTTATCAGAATACTTTTCAAAAGAGGTTGAAATTCAACTTAACAGCAGATGATTTTCAGATTGAGATGTTTTCACTCAAGACCTTTAGTTGGAGGACTATTCAGGACCAGAACAATATCTGTACCCAGAAATTATCTCCAAGCCCATATAATAATATCAGCCTAAATGGGGCTATTTATTGGATAGTTAAACCTCACAATAAGCCTTCGatcatttattttgatttagcGGGGGAAATCTTTCATGAATTGCCATGGCCATGCGCAGAGATTTTTGACTGTCACTATTCAGAGTTGGGGATTTTTGGACAGCATCTATGTCTATCTGTGACTGATGAAATTAACTTATGTGTTGAGCTATGGGTGATGAAGGAGTCTAGCTGGACTAGATTGCTCACCATTCCATATTGGAGGAGTCTTAAATATTGTCCAAGGCCAATATTTTTGTCAAACAGAAACAATATTGGTGAGCTGTTAATGCTAGATAGTAATCCTGATATTTATTTGGGTATGAACTTGACAATGTAcaatttgaaagaaaacacCCATAGAACAATATTCCGACCCCGTCAACCAAAACAAGCCCCGTATGAGCCTCCAATAATTGCGATAGCTACATATATTGAAAGCCTTTACTCACTCTACCCCACCTGA